One region of Streptomyces sp. NBC_00442 genomic DNA includes:
- a CDS encoding cyclic-phosphate processing receiver domain-containing protein: MTDDGPVHENPPAPTPVILGIDDLRPLPRATRIARTSDEGVQLLREHRDTFIDELWLDHDLGGDDSIMPVVTLLEEAAFHGRPFAIGAILVHSANPIGAQTVVRSLAYWNYRVRRAAAQPVRERRSVGVPRLHRPR, encoded by the coding sequence ATGACCGATGATGGCCCGGTGCATGAGAACCCGCCCGCCCCGACCCCCGTCATCCTCGGCATCGACGACCTGCGGCCCCTCCCCCGAGCGACCCGGATCGCCCGGACCAGCGACGAAGGCGTTCAGCTGCTGCGCGAGCACCGCGACACGTTCATCGACGAACTCTGGCTCGATCACGACCTCGGCGGTGACGACAGCATCATGCCCGTGGTGACCCTGCTGGAAGAAGCCGCCTTTCACGGACGGCCCTTCGCCATCGGGGCGATCCTCGTGCACAGTGCCAACCCCATCGGCGCGCAGACGGTCGTGCGTTCGCTGGCGTACTGGAACTACCGGGTGCGGCGGGCCGCGGCACAGCCCGTGCGCGAACGCCGCTCAGTCGGCGTCCCGCGCCTCCACCGGCCGCGATAG
- a CDS encoding TetR-like C-terminal domain-containing protein has translation MPCAGRVLRFARVGLVPRETPPSRSPERARGGASAVSWGTREPGEASSAGRWSFRERYLGPRRDRERDLLTRGIAAGAFAPELGPDATMDALVGPIVYCALTGASIPAGLVDTLVESLLRPRPS, from the coding sequence GTGCCCTGCGCGGGGCGGGTCCTGAGATTCGCCCGGGTGGGGCTGGTCCCGCGGGAGACGCCCCCCTCCCGGTCGCCCGAGCGGGCGAGAGGCGGGGCGTCGGCGGTGTCTTGGGGTACGCGAGAGCCCGGCGAAGCCTCGTCCGCCGGCCGGTGGAGTTTCCGCGAGCGTTATCTCGGTCCGCGCCGCGACCGGGAACGGGACTTGCTCACGCGCGGCATCGCGGCCGGGGCGTTCGCGCCCGAGCTCGGTCCCGACGCCACGATGGACGCCCTCGTCGGCCCGATCGTCTACTGCGCCCTGACCGGGGCGAGCATCCCCGCCGGCCTGGTGGACACCCTCGTCGAAAGCCTCCTGAGACCCCGCCCGAGCTGA
- a CDS encoding helix-turn-helix domain-containing protein: MRSYGTGSTPWERDTEKGWEVARPLGGASLHGVRMAGFRDRVAAGLDKLVLPRPAVVVVIGLGDAPFTIEGARGNRPLASFAASPIPGAARIRGERVECIEMHLSPPAAYALLGASPGELASSVTALEELWGRHERQLRERLADLSSWRERLPLMDAFLRGRAERAPSMAPEVAAVWAHIVASGGRVRVDDLAAYCGWSRKRLWSRFTAQVGMTPKRAAMLVRFDRAARALCAGTSPGDVALACGYADQPHLHRDVLAFAGCTPGALVSRATPGG, translated from the coding sequence ATGCGCAGCTACGGCACGGGGTCCACGCCCTGGGAACGCGATACCGAGAAGGGCTGGGAGGTCGCCCGCCCTCTCGGTGGCGCCTCCCTCCACGGCGTCCGGATGGCGGGGTTCCGCGACCGCGTCGCGGCCGGTCTCGACAAGCTGGTGCTTCCGCGGCCCGCCGTGGTGGTCGTCATCGGGCTCGGGGACGCCCCGTTCACCATCGAGGGTGCCCGCGGAAACCGGCCCCTGGCGAGCTTCGCCGCGTCGCCGATACCGGGTGCGGCCCGCATCAGGGGCGAACGCGTCGAGTGCATCGAGATGCACCTCTCGCCTCCGGCCGCGTATGCGCTGCTGGGCGCCTCTCCGGGCGAACTGGCCAGCTCTGTGACGGCACTTGAGGAGCTGTGGGGGCGGCACGAGCGGCAGCTGCGCGAGCGGTTGGCGGACCTGTCGTCGTGGCGGGAACGCCTTCCGCTCATGGACGCGTTCCTGCGCGGGCGAGCCGAGCGGGCGCCCTCGATGGCGCCCGAAGTCGCGGCCGTCTGGGCTCACATCGTGGCCAGTGGAGGCCGCGTACGGGTCGACGACCTCGCGGCGTACTGCGGATGGAGCCGGAAGCGGTTGTGGTCCAGGTTCACCGCCCAAGTGGGGATGACGCCCAAGCGGGCGGCCATGCTGGTGCGCTTCGACCGAGCCGCCCGAGCGCTGTGCGCGGGCACGAGCCCCGGCGACGTCGCCCTCGCGTGCGGATACGCCGACCAGCCCCATCTCCACCGTGACGTACTGGCCTTCGCGGGGTGCACGCCCGGCGCCCTGGTGTCCCGGGCGACACCCGGCGGCTGA
- a CDS encoding MFS transporter, which produces MDRDLRGWWPCLLSGAVFAVCMAGTTLPTPLYGLYQGKFGFSELTVTVVYAVYAFGVIGVLLLAGNVSDAIGRRPVLLWGLGFAAASAVCFLSASGLGWLYAGRLLSGLSAGLFTGAATAYVMDLAPRGGASRATLVATAANMGGLGCGPLLAGLLAQYAAWPLTLTFIVHLALVAASAVVLLRLPETVRDPQPLRTARTQRPSLPAQVRPVFVPAAIAAFVGFALFGVFTSVSPAFLAQSLNVSNHAATGLVVALAFFASTAGQLAVGRVGLTRSLPLGCAALLAGLALLAAALRWDLLSLIVLSALVGGCGQGLAFRGALTAVAEASPADRRASVISSLFVVAYAGISVPVIGVGVLVKPIGLEGAGLVFIACMAVLATAAGIYLLSRPVEARDAD; this is translated from the coding sequence ATGGATCGTGATCTTCGCGGCTGGTGGCCGTGTCTGCTCAGCGGCGCGGTGTTCGCCGTGTGCATGGCCGGCACCACGCTGCCGACCCCTCTATACGGCCTCTACCAGGGGAAGTTCGGATTCTCCGAGCTCACCGTCACCGTGGTGTACGCCGTGTACGCCTTCGGTGTCATCGGTGTGCTGCTGCTCGCGGGCAATGTGTCCGATGCCATCGGCCGGCGTCCCGTGCTGCTGTGGGGACTCGGGTTCGCCGCGGCGAGCGCGGTCTGCTTCCTGTCCGCATCGGGCCTCGGCTGGCTGTACGCGGGCCGGCTGCTGTCCGGGCTGTCCGCCGGACTGTTCACCGGAGCCGCCACGGCGTACGTCATGGACCTCGCACCCCGTGGTGGCGCGTCGCGGGCCACGCTCGTGGCGACGGCCGCCAACATGGGCGGCCTCGGGTGCGGGCCGCTGCTCGCCGGATTGCTCGCCCAGTACGCGGCCTGGCCGCTGACCCTCACGTTCATCGTGCACCTGGCACTGGTGGCAGCCTCGGCCGTGGTGCTGCTGCGGCTCCCCGAGACGGTGCGGGACCCGCAGCCGCTGCGCACCGCCAGGACGCAGCGGCCGAGCCTGCCCGCCCAGGTGCGCCCGGTGTTCGTGCCCGCGGCGATCGCGGCGTTCGTCGGGTTCGCGCTGTTCGGTGTGTTCACGTCGGTGAGTCCGGCGTTCTTGGCGCAGTCCCTGAACGTGAGCAATCACGCGGCGACCGGACTCGTGGTCGCGCTGGCCTTCTTCGCCTCGACCGCCGGGCAGTTGGCCGTGGGGCGTGTGGGTCTCACGCGCTCACTGCCCCTGGGCTGCGCCGCCCTCCTGGCCGGCCTCGCGCTGCTCGCGGCGGCGCTGCGCTGGGACCTGCTGTCGCTGATCGTGCTGAGCGCGCTGGTCGGCGGATGCGGGCAGGGCCTCGCCTTCCGCGGCGCCTTGACCGCGGTCGCCGAGGCGTCCCCCGCCGACCGGCGTGCTTCGGTGATCTCCAGCCTCTTCGTGGTGGCGTACGCCGGCATCTCGGTGCCGGTGATCGGGGTCGGCGTGCTGGTGAAGCCGATCGGCCTCGAAGGGGCCGGCCTGGTGTTCATCGCGTGCATGGCCGTGCTGGCCACCGCCGCCGGCATCTACCTGCTATCGCGGCCGGTGGAGGCGCGGGACGCCGACTGA
- a CDS encoding 2OG-Fe dioxygenase family protein, producing the protein MTTAVAHPVAVAAVNALAGPGGHLMPAAELSSLVGVDAGDWARFAAHWDELTLDTHMADGGTYRFRRYGQFELRSADGELTLLPHAPYRQESDINPLNGGVERVFDPLTDTFADDSLLRSVLIGLGRVFSAVDGRDAWNVKLHPYRISASADQTGQPAPEGRHRDGVTFITSLMIGRANVTGGESGVYTDDGEHLLTTTLAEPGDLLLGDDRRTLHSVTPVQPVDPGLPAHRDVLVIAYTAL; encoded by the coding sequence ATGACCACTGCCGTTGCCCACCCCGTGGCCGTCGCCGCCGTCAACGCGCTTGCCGGGCCGGGCGGTCATCTGATGCCCGCCGCCGAGCTGTCCTCCCTCGTCGGAGTCGACGCGGGCGACTGGGCCCGGTTCGCCGCGCACTGGGACGAGCTCACCCTCGACACCCACATGGCCGACGGAGGCACGTACCGCTTCCGCCGCTACGGACAGTTCGAACTCCGCTCCGCGGACGGTGAGCTCACGCTCCTGCCGCACGCCCCGTACCGCCAGGAGTCGGACATCAACCCGCTCAACGGCGGCGTGGAGCGCGTCTTCGACCCGCTGACCGACACCTTCGCGGACGACTCGCTGCTGCGTTCCGTCCTGATCGGACTCGGCCGCGTCTTCAGCGCCGTGGACGGCAGGGACGCCTGGAACGTCAAGCTCCACCCGTACCGCATCAGCGCCTCCGCCGATCAGACGGGCCAGCCGGCCCCCGAGGGGCGACACCGTGACGGCGTCACGTTCATCACCTCGCTCATGATCGGCCGGGCCAACGTCACCGGTGGTGAGAGCGGCGTCTACACCGACGACGGCGAGCACCTGCTCACCACTACGCTCGCCGAGCCGGGCGACCTGCTGCTCGGCGACGACCGGCGCACCCTGCACTCGGTCACCCCGGTGCAGCCCGTCGATCCCGGTCTCCCCGCCCACCGTGACGTCCTGGTGATCGCCTACACCGCGCTCTGA
- a CDS encoding LuxR C-terminal-related transcriptional regulator — protein sequence MDARTDARARAQDLYRIALDDAAWKPEVLTEHRGWSGTEFAEALQLLGRLGLFVPSPDTRNGWTALAPDTALRNLLLEEERHTGALLGAVQQTRSALAQVVADFQPVHARELSSVQMEVVTGAANVSAALEDASQRVEEEVLSLHPGRALPAEMIEAGLERDRLALDRGVRIRTIHLGSAAAVPHMAAYLRRLGGAGAQVRTAHTLPLRLIVVDRSLAIVPAPQPTDGGIAAVVLRSETLVDVFRGVFEHCWAGASVLAETAGGGDLGGGTGEEGADWRPTGRHRELVRMLAGGLTDEAMARKLGISERTVRRLVSELTERLGAASRFQAGVSAVRLGWLDD from the coding sequence GTGGACGCACGCACGGACGCACGCGCAAGAGCCCAGGACCTCTATCGGATCGCCCTCGACGACGCCGCCTGGAAACCGGAAGTCCTCACCGAACACCGCGGGTGGAGCGGCACGGAGTTCGCCGAAGCCCTCCAACTGCTCGGCCGCCTCGGCCTGTTCGTTCCTTCGCCGGACACCCGCAACGGCTGGACGGCACTGGCTCCCGACACCGCGCTGCGCAACCTCCTCCTCGAAGAGGAGAGGCACACGGGCGCCCTGCTCGGCGCCGTACAGCAGACGCGGTCCGCACTCGCGCAGGTCGTCGCCGACTTCCAGCCCGTGCACGCACGCGAGTTGTCCTCCGTGCAGATGGAAGTGGTGACCGGCGCGGCCAACGTGTCGGCCGCCCTTGAGGACGCCTCGCAGCGCGTCGAGGAGGAGGTCCTGTCCCTCCACCCCGGCCGCGCCCTGCCCGCCGAGATGATCGAGGCGGGCCTCGAACGGGACAGGCTCGCGCTCGACCGTGGCGTACGCATCCGTACGATCCATCTCGGCTCGGCCGCCGCGGTTCCGCACATGGCCGCCTATCTTCGCCGGCTGGGCGGGGCGGGCGCCCAGGTCCGCACCGCGCACACGCTTCCGCTACGGCTGATCGTGGTGGACCGCTCGCTCGCGATCGTGCCGGCCCCGCAGCCCACGGACGGGGGCATCGCAGCGGTCGTCCTGCGCAGCGAGACGCTGGTCGACGTGTTCCGCGGCGTCTTCGAGCACTGCTGGGCGGGCGCGAGCGTCCTGGCCGAGACGGCAGGGGGTGGTGACCTCGGAGGCGGCACGGGCGAGGAGGGCGCCGACTGGCGGCCCACCGGGCGCCACCGTGAACTGGTGCGGATGCTGGCCGGCGGACTGACGGACGAGGCGATGGCCCGCAAGCTCGGGATCTCCGAGCGTACGGTCCGTCGCCTCGTCTCCGAACTGACCGAACGGCTAGGCGCGGCCAGCCGCTTCCAGGCCGGTGTCAGCGCTGTCCGCCTCGGGTGGCTGGACGACTGA
- a CDS encoding argininosuccinate synthase-related protein yields MRPALIRSFSQLEELDPTRPVVTLFSGGLDSSYLLLRLRRMGVRDVHAVSVDIGEDESSTYKRQVAEALGATIHILDRREEFADRYVAPAIAAQAVYLGIHPVSSTLSRPLIAHSAVELAHSLGAQAVLHTANRSQNTLRRLNGALRLLGYRGAFGSPYDLDPVTRDDKLVELRSAGIDLLAGRIVSGDSNLWCREFESGILDDPEHHEVPEEMYAWSRPTAAPGETDDLTVTFEHGLPVALDGERLALTELVARLNRRVGAYGLGRYSGLEHLDHGEKVLEIREMPAAWLLLSGYRHVESACLEAELIREKRGLEQVWTREALEGRWFGELRLAVQTFIDACASRTTGAVTWRLRTGGADTRAITAGRPLYLRDREAWEDRAIAAESAPFARTVADTVLAAA; encoded by the coding sequence ATGCGGCCCGCGCTCATACGTTCCTTCTCGCAGCTCGAAGAGCTCGATCCCACCCGCCCCGTCGTGACCCTGTTCAGCGGCGGTCTGGACAGCTCGTACCTGCTGCTGCGGCTGCGCCGGATGGGCGTGCGCGACGTGCACGCCGTGAGCGTCGACATCGGTGAGGACGAGTCGAGCACGTACAAGCGGCAGGTCGCCGAGGCGCTCGGCGCCACGATCCACATCCTGGACCGACGCGAGGAGTTCGCCGACCGGTACGTCGCCCCTGCGATCGCCGCCCAGGCCGTCTACCTCGGTATCCACCCGGTGAGCTCCACGCTGAGCCGCCCGCTGATCGCTCACAGCGCGGTCGAGCTCGCCCACTCGCTCGGCGCCCAGGCCGTCCTGCACACCGCCAACCGCTCGCAGAACACCCTGCGCCGGCTCAACGGCGCGCTGCGGCTGCTGGGCTACCGGGGCGCGTTCGGCAGCCCGTACGACCTGGACCCCGTCACCCGCGACGACAAGCTCGTCGAACTGCGGTCCGCCGGGATCGACCTGCTCGCCGGGCGGATCGTCAGTGGCGACTCCAACCTGTGGTGCCGCGAGTTCGAGTCGGGCATCCTCGACGACCCCGAGCACCACGAGGTGCCCGAGGAGATGTACGCCTGGAGCCGGCCGACCGCCGCGCCGGGCGAGACGGACGATCTGACGGTCACCTTCGAGCACGGGCTGCCCGTCGCGCTCGACGGCGAGCGGCTTGCCCTGACCGAACTCGTCGCCCGACTCAACCGCCGCGTCGGCGCGTACGGCCTCGGCCGCTACTCCGGGCTCGAACACCTCGACCACGGCGAGAAGGTCCTGGAGATCCGGGAGATGCCCGCGGCCTGGCTGCTGCTCAGCGGCTACCGCCACGTCGAGAGCGCCTGCCTCGAAGCCGAACTCATCCGAGAGAAGAGGGGCCTGGAGCAGGTGTGGACCCGGGAGGCCCTCGAAGGCCGCTGGTTCGGGGAACTGCGGCTCGCCGTCCAGACGTTCATCGACGCGTGCGCGTCCCGCACCACGGGCGCCGTCACCTGGCGGTTGCGCACCGGCGGCGCCGACACGCGCGCCATCACCGCGGGACGGCCGCTCTACCTGCGCGACCGCGAGGCCTGGGAGGACCGGGCGATCGCCGCCGAGTCGGCGCCATTCGCCCGCACGGTGGCAGACACGGTCCTCGCCGCGGCCTGA
- the proP gene encoding glycine betaine/L-proline transporter ProP encodes MVRALLRRRKKSLHPDDVKVADKPAVRRAVSAAALGNTMEWFDFGVYAYVAATLGKVFFPSSSPGAQVISTFATFAAAFLVRPIGGLVFGPLGDRVGRQKVLAVTMIMMAISTFAVGFLPGYKSIGLAAPVLLLLCRLVQGFSTGGEYAGATTYIAEYSPDRIRGFLGSWLDFGTFIGYSLGSGLVTVLTGVLSEDQMVDWGWRIPFYVAGPLGLIGLYMRLRLDETPAFQEAEERGRQAAARSGPTSEEDERLEQARMSGKGRLKEVFTHHWQAMLVCIGLVLLYNVTNYMVTSYLPTYMSSTLGESELTAQLLVLGTMVLVVLSITAVGRSSDRFGRRPLFLWGGIAMVVFSIPVFQLIRQGGIVFPAIGCAVLGLFLVCFAGTSAATLPALFPTHLRYGGLSLAFNFSVSLFGGTTPLVASALVNATGNELVPAYYLMAAGVIGVISALFLRETAGLPLRGSSAMVESEEEARELVARSRTHAGRRARDVWLQLRQGHLPHLPHRSEKWDDKDRRD; translated from the coding sequence ATGGTGCGGGCGCTGCTGCGCCGGCGCAAGAAGTCGCTGCATCCCGACGACGTGAAGGTCGCCGACAAGCCCGCCGTCCGGCGCGCCGTGTCGGCCGCCGCGCTCGGCAACACGATGGAGTGGTTCGACTTCGGTGTCTACGCCTACGTCGCCGCCACGCTCGGCAAGGTCTTCTTCCCGTCGAGCTCACCGGGCGCCCAGGTCATCTCGACGTTCGCGACGTTCGCCGCGGCGTTCCTGGTCCGGCCGATCGGCGGCCTCGTGTTCGGGCCGCTCGGCGACCGGGTCGGACGCCAGAAGGTCCTCGCCGTCACCATGATCATGATGGCGATCAGCACCTTCGCCGTGGGCTTCCTGCCCGGCTACAAGTCGATCGGCCTCGCCGCGCCCGTCCTGCTGCTCCTGTGCCGGCTGGTCCAGGGCTTCTCCACCGGCGGCGAGTACGCCGGAGCCACCACCTACATCGCCGAGTACTCACCCGACCGGATCCGGGGCTTCCTCGGCAGCTGGCTCGACTTCGGCACCTTCATCGGATACTCCCTCGGCTCCGGCCTGGTCACGGTCCTGACCGGTGTCCTCTCCGAGGACCAGATGGTCGACTGGGGATGGCGGATCCCGTTCTACGTCGCGGGACCGCTCGGCCTCATCGGGCTCTACATGCGGCTCAGGCTCGACGAGACACCCGCGTTCCAGGAGGCGGAGGAACGGGGACGGCAGGCGGCGGCCCGGAGCGGGCCCACCTCCGAGGAGGACGAGCGGCTGGAACAGGCCCGCATGTCGGGGAAGGGGCGCCTCAAGGAGGTCTTCACCCACCACTGGCAGGCCATGCTCGTCTGCATCGGGCTCGTCCTGCTCTACAACGTCACCAACTACATGGTGACGTCCTATCTGCCGACCTACATGAGCTCGACCCTCGGCGAATCCGAACTCACCGCCCAGCTCCTCGTGCTCGGCACCATGGTGCTCGTCGTCCTCTCCATCACCGCGGTCGGCCGCTCCTCGGACCGCTTCGGGCGCCGGCCGCTGTTCCTGTGGGGCGGGATCGCGATGGTGGTGTTCTCGATCCCGGTCTTCCAGCTCATCCGGCAGGGCGGCATCGTGTTCCCCGCGATCGGCTGCGCCGTGCTCGGGCTGTTCCTGGTGTGCTTCGCGGGGACGAGCGCGGCGACCCTGCCCGCCCTCTTCCCCACGCATCTGCGCTACGGCGGCCTTTCGCTCGCGTTCAACTTCTCCGTGTCCCTGTTCGGCGGCACCACCCCCCTGGTGGCGTCCGCCCTGGTGAACGCGACCGGCAACGAACTCGTACCCGCCTACTACCTCATGGCCGCGGGCGTGATCGGCGTGATCTCGGCCCTGTTCCTGCGCGAGACCGCGGGCCTGCCCCTGCGGGGCTCGTCGGCCATGGTCGAATCGGAGGAGGAGGCGCGCGAGTTGGTCGCGCGCAGCCGTACGCACGCGGGGCGCCGTGCGCGTGACGTCTGGCTCCAACTGCGCCAGGGGCACCTGCCGCACCTGCCCCACCGCTCCGAGAAGTGGGACGACAAGGACCGGCGCGACTGA
- a CDS encoding YncE family protein, translated as MPQSARADREGDVLAVVSQSGPTVSFFDAASDRHLDTLEVPCSPHELCFDPTQRLLWCTTAYASGYYHANSGRRTELTVIDPDTRRIVEIIDLAPEHGPHGLALDTVRKRLYVSVEGSAQRPGGVVVIDTQTRRPLGRIDTDAPGPHWFVIDAAGRNGYAANKEAPFVSVVDLEGGVLTAKVEVPGSEGIAVSPDGTLVYVAAPYGGSFDADPAERPATGVRVIDTRTNEVVATLPTQDIVLPVHMTSTGKLLVAEMRSELDPASALGRHTPGTLTVFSGHTHEQLGQLDVGLCPLTICSSPDGRIGYVACVASSTVDIVDLDTLSTIGRLDIAMRGEAGAHGLAYIPRPA; from the coding sequence ATGCCGCAGTCCGCGCGCGCCGACCGTGAGGGCGACGTTCTGGCCGTGGTGAGCCAGAGCGGACCCACGGTCTCGTTCTTCGACGCCGCCTCGGACCGCCACCTCGACACCCTCGAAGTCCCGTGCTCACCGCATGAGTTGTGCTTCGACCCCACCCAGCGGCTGCTGTGGTGCACGACCGCCTACGCATCGGGCTACTACCACGCGAACAGCGGCCGGCGCACCGAGCTGACCGTCATCGACCCCGACACCCGCCGCATCGTCGAGATCATCGACCTCGCCCCGGAACACGGGCCCCACGGATTGGCGCTCGACACCGTGCGCAAGCGCCTCTACGTCAGCGTGGAGGGTTCGGCGCAGCGCCCCGGCGGCGTCGTCGTCATCGACACGCAGACCCGGCGCCCGCTGGGCCGGATCGACACGGACGCGCCCGGCCCGCACTGGTTCGTCATCGACGCCGCGGGACGGAACGGCTACGCCGCCAACAAGGAGGCGCCGTTCGTCTCGGTCGTCGACCTCGAAGGAGGCGTGCTCACCGCGAAGGTCGAAGTGCCCGGGAGCGAAGGGATCGCCGTCTCGCCCGACGGGACGCTCGTCTACGTCGCCGCGCCGTACGGAGGTTCCTTCGACGCCGACCCCGCAGAGCGACCGGCGACCGGGGTCCGCGTCATCGACACCCGCACCAACGAGGTCGTCGCCACCCTGCCCACCCAGGACATCGTCCTGCCGGTCCACATGACGTCGACAGGCAAGCTGCTCGTCGCCGAGATGCGCAGCGAACTCGACCCGGCGTCCGCTCTGGGACGCCACACACCCGGCACGCTCACGGTGTTCTCGGGCCACACCCACGAGCAGCTGGGCCAACTGGACGTGGGACTGTGCCCGTTGACCATCTGCTCGTCGCCGGACGGCCGCATCGGGTACGTCGCGTGCGTCGCCTCCTCCACCGTCGACATCGTCGACCTGGACACGCTGAGCACCATCGGCCGCCTCGACATCGCCATGCGCGGGGAGGCGGGCGCCCACGGGCTCGCCTACATCCCGCGCCCCGCGTGA
- a CDS encoding NAD(P)H-binding protein, protein MYVITAPTSTIGRDVVAGLLDRGTPLRLVVRDAERLAPEVRERVEVVEGSHGDPAVIDRACTGAEAVFWLAPGDSSASSVHAAYVDFTRPACEAFVRHGVRRVVGISALGRGTPQAAHAGPVTASLAMDDLIGASGVPYRAVTCPSFMHNLLHQVGALKEQGMFFLMADPDLKSPMVASRDIAATATRLLLDDSWGGSGEVACLGPEDLTPTDMAETLSDVLGRSIGYRQVPGEALKERLTGFGSSEAMAQAMVDMFDAKNQGMDKAEPRTAESTTATTFRQWCEEAVKPAVLS, encoded by the coding sequence ATGTACGTCATCACCGCCCCCACCAGCACGATCGGCCGCGACGTCGTCGCCGGCCTGCTCGACCGGGGCACCCCCTTGCGGCTCGTCGTCCGGGACGCCGAGCGGCTCGCACCCGAGGTGCGCGAACGCGTCGAGGTCGTCGAGGGTTCCCACGGCGACCCCGCCGTCATCGACCGGGCGTGCACGGGCGCCGAGGCCGTGTTCTGGCTCGCGCCGGGCGACTCGTCGGCGTCGAGCGTCCACGCCGCGTACGTCGACTTCACCCGGCCCGCCTGCGAGGCGTTCGTACGCCACGGCGTCCGCCGGGTGGTGGGCATCTCCGCGCTCGGCCGGGGCACGCCGCAGGCCGCGCACGCCGGCCCGGTGACCGCGTCCCTGGCGATGGACGATCTGATCGGAGCCTCCGGCGTCCCCTACCGGGCGGTCACCTGCCCCTCGTTCATGCACAACCTGCTGCACCAGGTCGGCGCGCTGAAGGAGCAGGGCATGTTCTTCCTGATGGCGGACCCGGATCTGAAGTCCCCGATGGTCGCCTCGCGCGACATCGCCGCCACCGCCACGCGCCTGCTGCTCGACGACTCGTGGGGCGGATCCGGCGAGGTCGCCTGCCTCGGCCCGGAGGACCTGACGCCCACCGACATGGCCGAGACCCTCTCCGACGTCCTCGGCAGGAGCATCGGCTACCGGCAGGTTCCCGGTGAGGCGCTCAAGGAGCGCCTCACCGGCTTCGGTTCGAGCGAGGCGATGGCACAGGCGATGGTCGACATGTTCGACGCCAAGAACCAGGGCATGGACAAGGCCGAGCCGCGCACGGCGGAGTCGACGACCGCGACCACGTTCCGGCAATGGTGCGAGGAGGCCGTCAAGCCGGCCGTGCTCTCCTGA
- a CDS encoding methyltransferase → MTTTETRAADAAADRHLIVRTAFGSMAAQTLRAAVRLRVFELVGEAPRRGDDIAAEAGTEPRHMTRLLRALAALGMLEQDSPGSYSTTPAGALLDPRHPHSLTSFVRVFTDPVAIRAWEHLDDSVRTGEVAFDGVFGTDFFSHLAQHPQLSAAFNAAMSQASGAAALALPHAYDFGRFRSVTDIGGGAGTVLAGILSVHPRLTGVVHDTVEGLAQAPATLHEHGLADRCALVAGDFFLAVPEGSDLYLIKSVLHDWSDDQAVTILRHCREVLPAGGRVLIVEPVLPESVGTDADGHALDGGITCLSDLNMLVNVGGRERTRQDFETVCRGARLSVTSVTPLTEAAPYCLIEAEAD, encoded by the coding sequence GTGACAACCACCGAGACCCGAGCAGCAGACGCGGCGGCCGACCGCCATCTGATCGTCCGGACGGCCTTCGGAAGCATGGCGGCGCAGACCCTGCGGGCGGCCGTACGGCTGAGGGTGTTCGAGCTGGTGGGCGAGGCGCCACGGCGCGGGGACGACATCGCCGCCGAAGCGGGCACCGAGCCGCGGCACATGACCCGGCTGCTGCGCGCCCTGGCCGCTCTCGGCATGCTCGAACAGGACTCCCCCGGGTCCTACTCGACGACGCCCGCGGGTGCGCTCCTCGACCCCCGCCATCCTCACTCGCTCACCTCTTTCGTGCGGGTGTTCACCGACCCGGTGGCCATCCGGGCCTGGGAGCACCTGGACGACAGCGTCCGCACCGGGGAGGTCGCGTTCGACGGGGTCTTCGGCACGGACTTCTTCAGCCATCTCGCCCAACACCCGCAATTGTCGGCGGCGTTCAACGCGGCGATGAGCCAGGCCTCGGGTGCGGCCGCGCTCGCGCTGCCGCACGCCTACGACTTCGGCCGGTTCCGTTCGGTCACCGACATCGGCGGCGGAGCGGGAACCGTCCTGGCCGGGATCCTGAGCGTGCACCCACGCCTCACCGGCGTCGTGCACGACACGGTGGAAGGGCTCGCGCAGGCGCCGGCGACCCTGCACGAGCACGGGCTGGCGGATCGGTGCGCTCTTGTCGCCGGGGACTTCTTCCTTGCCGTCCCCGAGGGCTCGGACCTGTACCTGATCAAGAGCGTGCTGCACGACTGGTCGGACGATCAGGCGGTCACGATCCTGCGCCACTGCCGGGAGGTGCTGCCGGCCGGCGGCCGCGTTCTGATCGTGGAGCCGGTGCTCCCCGAGTCCGTCGGCACCGACGCCGACGGCCATGCCCTCGACGGCGGAATCACCTGTCTGAGCGATCTCAACATGCTGGTGAACGTGGGCGGCAGGGAGCGCACCCGGCAGGATTTCGAGACGGTGTGCCGCGGGGCGCGGCTGTCCGTCACGTCGGTCACGCCGCTGACGGAAGCCGCCCCTTACTGCCTGATCGAGGCCGAGGCGGACTGA